TAAGAGTGAAAAGCTACTTAATTTGATAGATTAATTCATGCCCATTTTATCTCTGTTGTCATAATCATTCTTGTCAAGTTCTGATAATGGGTTCTCGCTAAGTCTCTGATTCTTTGCTTTCTTGTTATACCCATTTGGTTGAACTTGTTTTAACGCACTAAGAATCAATTGTCTAAAAATGGGGTCTCGCTAAATTCTTGATTCTTGGTACTACTTTGTCCTCTCTGCTCTAAGCACTAAGGATATATAAACAGCTTTGTCAGATACTAAAGTTCTGACATGTAACTGAAAATTAGATCTTTGTCCCACTTTTTCCTTGTTAAGTTCAATTTTTAGTGGCGTCTACTTATTCTATATATGTGAGGAAGAGTTTTGGTGTAATGGATCTAAAGCATTTTGGAGTCAACCGTTAATTGAGATCTCAGTAAATGGAGTACTGCTGTTTCTTTCgttaaagtcttgatttttaTACCACTGATGGCTTTACTCCGTTAATCTTTTTGACTTGTGGTCCTATGGGATTCAAATAGGCAGAATTTTTTTTGGAAGTCTTAGGTACATCCTATACATATCTTATTCATTGCTAACTGATTCTTTTGTTCTTCCTAATTTGtaatcttcaagaatcattcTTTGTAAATCTGTTAATATGTAGAGTTAGGTAAATAACAGCTAATTTTATGGACCTTAATGAAGGTCAGTATACAGTTAACAGAAATGAATCAGCCAATTTTCATTTTTATCCTAAATACTCTAGTCATGATCAAGTAGGTGTTGTCCTTCCTGCCCAAAGTTTTGCTTCTTTGCCTATGCAAGTTTAGTTAAATTTCATATTGGCCTCTCGAGTCCCTTCATTTCTGTGCTAGTTTGTTGTccttcaagtttttttttttgtctgtcaaacgaaaaacaaaaaaagaacaaaatttctACTCTTCATTTTGGACAAATTTTGAGTGATCATGGAAGAAACATTCGTTCCCCTCCGTGGAATCAAGAATGATCTTAAAGGAAGATTGTTATGCTACAAGCAAGATTGGACCGGTGGTCTCCGTGCTGGTATCAGGTTAGCTGAAATGCAAATTACTTATCAATGATTTTGCACTtggaaaaacattatttttcatTGAGATTAGAGTATTCTTGCCCTCCTCCGCAACAGTGTAGTGCATATGTAGTGAATTATATTCTCCGTTACCTTTTTATAGTTGCATGAAGATTGCCTTTCATGTTCTATTGCAGGATCCTGGCTCCAACGACCTACATTTTCTTTGCATCAGCAATTCCTGTTATTTCTTTTGGGGAGCAACTGGAAAGAAGCACTGGtaagatttgatatttttttcccCTGCATTAGTTTCATCTTATTGATGGATATAGTTACTGATATGCTGCTTTTGTCAAATGTTATCTCAGATGGAAGTATAACTGCGGTGCAGACTCTTGCTTCAACAGCACTTTGTGGTGTGATCCACTCCATTTTTGGAGGACAGCCACTACTTATACTAGGTGTAGCGGAGCCAACTGTGTTAATGTACACTTTCATGTTCAAGTTTGCAAAAGATCGGAAGGACTTGGGTCCAAATCTCTTCTTAGCCTGGACAGGATGGTAACTTCTGAGCACTATCAAACTCTCTATCTAGCAGCAACATCACCCTTTCTAACACGGTTATGTTCAGGGTTTGTGTTTGGACCGCCTTTCTGCTTTTCTTGCTAGCAGTTTTGGGTGCCTGCTCTATAATAAACAGATTTACACGTCTGGCTGGTGAATTATTCGGTATGCTCATTGCAATGCTCTTTATGCAGGAAGCTATTAAGGTAAGCAAGCTTAGATGTGTTGTATGATCCTAGTTTTCCTTCAATCTTCTGATCAGAAAAACCAAGTTGAAAGCAGTACACAGTGCttgaaaccaacataaaaagCAGAGTCTAGTTTTGCTACTGTTTTTCCTCAGAAAGCTGTGTTAGCAGCTGGCTTCGTTGAACTATTATTGAAGCTCTTAGCTAAATAATGAACTTATCTTCtgaaaattatttctttttacaAACTTTTTTCAGTATTTGGTGAGATTTGGAAGACCAATTCCTTCTCCCCATCAATGAAGCCTATTATGACTTTCTTGAGGTTTTTAAAAATTGGTTGGTCTGCACCAAAAGAGAGGGTGTTCACTAATTTGTACTTTTTTCATAGCAACTCTGGACAAAATTCTTAGAATAAGCATAATGCTTTTCTAAGTCTCAGTGCTTAATGCAAAAACACAGGGTTTGGTGGAGGAGTTTGGCATACCAGAGAGAGAAAATCCTCGTCAGGCTGCATTTTCACCTTCCTGGCGCTTTGGAAATGGAATGTTTGCATTAGTTTTATCTTTTGGTCTTCTTCTTTCTGCACTGAAGAGCCGTAAAGCCAGATCCTGGCGCTATGGAACAGGtattaaatgaaaaaaattaactACATGAATGTTACTGATAACAGAATGAAATtctcttcttttaaaaaaatattacttgACTATAATATAGTATGTAGGTCGGACGCTTGCTTATAGTCATCAGTTTAAATAATCAGTTCCTGTTGAAACTAAAAAGGTACTTTGTGTATTTGTTGACACTTCAATGTTGTTCAAAGGGTGGTTTCGAGGATTTATTGCTGACTACGGTGTCCCACTAATGGTGCTTGTTTGGACGGCTGTATCATACATACCATCCCATGATGTTCCACGAGGGATACCACGGAGGCTTTTCAGCCCCAATCCATGGTCACCTGGAGCTTACTCAAATTGGACAGTTGTCAAGGTCTTTCCTATTTTGTTTTCCTGTAGTATTTGATCCATCTCAATATCATGGATTTATTATTTGATGTATTCGATGTCCGTTTGATCTTGCATATTTTGAAACTCAAGATGATGGCTTTTACAGGAAATGATGCATGTTCCTCCTCTATATATTGTGGGAGCTTTTATCCCAGCCACAATGATTGCTGTCCTTTACTATTTTGATCACAGTGTTGCATCTCAACTTTCCCAACAAAAAGAGTTCAATCTAAAGAAACCTTCCTCGTATCACTATGACCTCCTTCTTTTGGGCTTCTTGGTAGGCTCTTGACTCTGGCTTCATTGTTTTAACATCAATTTTTTTGCAAAAGTGCATGAATTATCAGTACTTAGTTGATACGGTGCCTCACTTTGGTACTTGTGTAAATTCATCAGGTCATAATATGTGGTCTTCTTGGCATTCCTCCTTCAAATGGAGTCATTCCACAATCTCCAATGCATACAAAAAGCTTAGCTACTCTGAAACATCAGGTACTAAACATTTCTTTTAATATTCAAATCTACACAGTTCTCCACTGCTTCTAATGCTGAATATATAGTGGACTAGGAAATTTCTTACCGACTCACATTATGTTTCTGCATCCATTGCTACTTTCTAGTTGAATAATACAAGTCTACACACCAGCTCCCTAGGCAAGTGTAAAATCTTAATTAACGTGATATTTTAGATTGAATAGTAGGGAAATAGGAACGATCTACTTAATACTACATGATCGTCCcagaacaataaaaaaaaaaaagaactttagTTCATAAGTATTTGTTATCTCCTGCTTTCTTGCTTTTCCTAAGGTTTCACACTGTAACATCTACAGGAACCATTTTTGGTTTCGGTAATGATTAAGGATGAGCATATTCTAATTCTCTTCTTTGATATATTATTCTAATTTTCTTATTTCGATTGAAACAGCTTTTACGGAATAAGCTTGTATCAACAGCGAGAAACAGCATCGGTAAAAATGAAAATCTTGGCCAATTATATAGGAGCATGCAGGAGGCTTACAATGAAATGCAGACTCCCCTTGTCTATCAAACTCCCTCTGGACTGGTAAATAGTTAATGTCATTTCCTAATGGCTACAATTAATGTCATTAAAATGCTTATTTTACAGTCTTCCTTCAAACAGGGACTGAAAGAGCTAAAAGAGACGACGATTCAACAGGCGTCCAGTACTGGGTACATTGATGCACCAGTCGACGAGACAGTCTTTGATGTAGATAAAGATATCGATGAGCTCTTACCAGTAGAAGTCAAAGAGCAACGTCTAAGCAATCTCCTTCAGGCGTTAATGGTTGGTGCTTGTGTCGCTGCTATGCCCATCTTGAAAAAGATTCCTTCTTCTGTTCTCTGGGGATACTTTGCTTTCATGGCAATTGAAAGTTTGCCGGGAAATCAATTTTGGGAGAGGATATTATTGCTTTTCACTGCACCAAGTCGACGATACAAGTGAGTTTTGTTCCCAATGCTCGTATCACACCTCACTCCCTATCTCTACCTCCCACCTCCTTTTCTGTTCTAATATTGTCTCGTATGTTGTAGTGCGCATGTACCGCGGCATCCCATAGAGAGGCCTAAAATTATTTACAATTTTATGTTGCTGTAACTATCTCTTAAGGTCTTTGGATGAGATTGACTATAAACGATCAAATAGATACTAATCGGACGTTTTCTTTTTTCAAACATCCGCAAAGAGTTAGAACCTATCCTCATTTTTCACCACAACCTCTTACGTTTCCCTGCTAGATTCTTACGTTGTATATAAAAGAATGTAGTTTGCTCTGTCTCTGATGTTGCTTCTGGTATACCTTTCCTGATCCGCACATTTTTCAGGGTCTTGGAAGAGAATCATGCAACATTTGTTGAGACAGTACCTTTCAAGACAATTGCCTGGTTCACCTTGTTTCAGACAGTTTATTTGCTCCTGTGTTTCGGCATAACATGGATACCAATAGCTGGTGTCCTTTTCCCAATGTTGATCATGCTGCTTGTCCCAGTGCGCCAGTATTTGCTTCCCAAGTTTTTCAAAGGAGCACATTTGCAAGATTTAGACGCTGCAGAATATGAAGAAGCTCCTGCAATAGCATACAATATGTCCTTTGGAGTAAGTTGTCTATATCTTTCAGCTTttttcaatttcttattttatcCTCATCACTCTTAAAATAATGTGTACTATTAACCATTATACTTTCTCAATTGAGATTAATAGTGGTTTCTCATTTTCTAAAAGTATTTATTCAGTATTATGCATGAATCAGGATATAAGATTTGCCCTGAAAAATTTCTGATAAAGAGTTTTATATGGGAATGTATGATTGAAGCTGTCCTGACACACCTCTCTTAATCCTATGATTTATGCACTTACAGGATCAAGATCCTCAGGCAAGACCTGCCTGCATTGATAGTAGTGAAATTCTTGATGAGATAATCACAAGAAGCCGTGGGGAGATCCGGAATCCATGCAGCCCAAGAGTGACTAGTTCCACTCCCACCAAACTTGAGGAAATCAAGTCTATGAACAGCCCACAGTTAGCACAAAGGGCTTACAGTCCAAGAGTCAATGTACTAAGAGGAGAAAGGAGCCCCAGATTGACTGGCAAGGGACTTGAAATAAAGCAAACTCCTAGCCCCCAGCCATCTAACCTTGGTCAAAATGGTCGTGGTCCGTCTTCTACCTAGTATTAACAGATATTGTGGTGAAATTAGAGTCTCTAGTGGTTCTCGAGAGGTCTTTCTATGTTGTTAACGGTGCTTGAGAGGTAGTCTAAGTGTGTGATTAACCTTCCCATACGCATCTGTTTCCTTGTTTGTGTGACTTCAACAATGTATACTGTTTTATTGTGTTTATTCTTGTATGCAATCCAAATTCTCTGGGCAAAGGACAAACCataataacaggaaataaaagagtacaaattttctaCAAGTACATCTGTTTTTGTCAAAGCTTCTCTTAcctaaaagggcagcccggtgcactaagctcccgctatgcgcggggtccggggaagggttgGACCACAAGGGcctattgtacgcaaccttaccctgtacttctgcaagaggctgttttcacggtttgaacccgtgacctcctagtCACATTCTCTTATTCTAATCAGCTATTAGCTTTTAACAGTTCTTGTGTTACTGAATTGTGTTTCATCTGCATTAATTTTTAAGAAAGTACTGAATTAGTGCATAACTGCATGTAAATCTTTTCTGCGATAGTACAAACAAAAGGAACTCTCAGCTTTTGCTAATGCTTGTCAGTCAAATATCAGGGAAGTTTATCATGTCACCTTTTCCATGTATCACCTACATAAATTGCCATTAGGAGTTGCATCTTGAATATGCCTAGAGTTAGCTGCTTTAACTCCAGAATGATAAGAAATAAAGGCTATCAGACAAGTATTATAAGGACAGGCTAGGCTCACTTTATGTAACATTGGCCAACTGGCTAGGGGGTGCACTAACTAGTGGAATGCATACAAGTCCTTCCACTATATCTGCAGCTTGTACTTTTTTTGTTAAATATTGTTTTTCTGGGTTAGACTGCACGCACCACGTGTCTCAGCTATTTCACCGTGTACAAGTTATCCCGCAACTTAAGTACCTAATACTTCCTTCatttacttttacttgtccactattgaCTTTGTacaccccttaagaaataataaatgaagtgcataatttaccatgatactcatattaattggtGTATGGTCTTAATGGATttggaatgagtaattaatgataAGGGCAAAActggaaaaataaattatttttctcttgaaaaGCTAAATGTGACAAGTAAGagtgaaaatttatttttagaatactaGACTAGTATAAGTGAACGAAGGGAGTATTGGATAACACTGCCTACTAAAGCTTAGGCAGATGGGTAAAaatgcttttttttttgttggggggttttggggggggggggggtttctcTATTGGGATTTGAATGTGGTTTCGATGATGTTTTTGTATCTACAGTTTGTACTTTGTCCGAATTATTATTGATCTGTTCTTTTAAAACCATCccaagtatcttgcctaaccagTTCCATATCACACTTTGGGGGAGATAAAGATTTTATGACCACTTTTGGACCCCTCTGTCTTAGAAAAAATTCCCTTGAAACTATTTTGTAATTAATCTTTTTCATAGATAATTTATTCTTCTCTTTATCTCTCCATCAATTATAGCTGTGATGATAGGATCTTAAACTCAATCAAGATAGATAACATGCTTATAATAGAAATTCTATTATAGAATCATGATGTGTCCACTATCGAGATACTGAGCTTTCCATTTTAATGTCAAGATCAGCCTGCGCGTGATTTAGATATCACTTGGAGATTAGATTTGGTTTATTTACTCTGAGGTTATtgatgaagaaaaaaaatcagttgATAAGATATCTGCATACAATATTTATTAGCCAGCTCAgtcactttttttttccttcacatATTGAACAAGGGAAAGTGCTTACATGCTCCGGTGTTTACATCAAAACATGTGTTTACACATATAAGCTTTTATCACTTAATAATGATTACTTAATATACATTTTTTATCTCATTTAATTATTAATTGGGGTAAGTTAATATGATTTGATGTAAACATTGAATAGGGGTAGATAAAATTTCAACAAGAAAGGATAATATAattgtatggggtaaaattgatGAACGACAGGTGGATGCTCGACGGGTTGACACGTGGAAGTAAAGACATGTAAGATATGAATCAGCAAATAGTTGACACCGAATACAAACATGTGACCGGTGCTGAATAAGTTCCGAATGCATTGGAACTGAGAACGAAGAATTGAAAGGAAGACATCGGTTGATGAAGACAACATTCAATAAACAGTTGTTACAAAGAATCTCTATATTAATGTTAAACCGTTATGCAGCCATTAAGAGAGGTTTTATTCATATTAAAGAAGAGGCTGATTTGGGGATTTTATGTAACGGCCCAActcgctagtgatattgtccgctttgggccgcgtaggccctcacgggtttaaaacgtgtgagggcctaggcccagggcggacaatatcactagcgggctgggctgttacaaatggtatcagagccactcttGTGTCAGCCTTGCCGATGGTGGGTCAGAGTTCAACTAAGTTTAGGCAAATCCCGGTTAGGCGGGGCAAACCTCAGTGTTGAGTCTAGGCAAATCCCATGCGGTGGGGCATACTTCAGCGAGGACGCTGAGTCCATAAGAATGGGTGTATGTAATACCCCAGACTTTAAACAGAATCCCAcatcggcaaaacacaagagggatgctgggtatataagttaacaagccttacACCCCTAGTGATGTattttaaacccgtgagggcctaggcccagagcggacaatatcactagtgggcTAGGCTGTTACAAATGGTATCAGAGTCACTCTTGTGTCAGCCTTGCCGATGGTGGGTCAGAGTTCAACTGAGTTTAGGCAAATCCTGGTTAGGCGGGGTAAACTTCAGTGTTGAGTCTAGGCAAATCCCATGCGGTGGGGCAAACCTCAGCGTTGACGTTGAGTCCATAAGACGAAGTGTATGTAACACCCCAGACTTTAGACAGAGCCCCAcatcggcaaaacacaagagggatgctgggtatataagttaacaagccttacacccctagtgacgcgttttaaacccgtgagggcctaggcccagagcggacaatatcactagcgggttGGGCTGTTACATTTTATCTCCGTGAATAAagctataaataggagaatttATATCCATAGTAGGACACGAAATATTCTGTGCGCATAAGCTAAAATCTGTTCTTATTCTATCAAtctactctctctctcttttggtCTTGATGTTGCTCTTATCATTGCTTCAGAGAAGCTAAGTTCATAGCCagacttatatttttttttaaaagatatttCGATAATCTTATTCTGTtcgtatttattttatatttttggatcaaaCTAATTCACGTAtctataaatcatgttaccaattcaactgtaccattttacgagtAAACAATAAACAACAATAACCTTGAGATTACTGgtaggggtgtacaaatgaaaccgacaaaccgtaccaacccgataattcgagttaaaccgagaaaaaaaaacccgactatgatttggtttggtgttgggaAAAAAAACCCGATCATAtctggtttggtttggttttaactataAAAAATTAAATCGAAACCAAATCAACTcgacattatatgtatataagttttaaatatatttaatacataaaattttttattgtagtgtagtttataaatatttcttaagcttttcatagttttatcttttcacatattatttcaagtttggacttataatttttggatgctccaataagttttatagttcataaatgttagtaactcaaataaatcctaaaccaatatcaaatcaatactaatgttaataaaagacattcaattcaattgtactatgaatgaaaatagtgttggatatatattttttagttttcttgtggtttagataaaatgcataacttatttttcttttagtgtttatggaggaaaaaaattccgaaaatccaaaaacccgaaaaacccgagaaaaaatcgagattgaaaaattcaactttattggtttggtttgatctttaaatttaataacctGATACAatagtttggtttggtaattagaattttcgaaccaacccgacctatgtattTCCCTAATTATTGGTTTCGAACACATAACACTGATTCAATTGTGGCCTCTAAGCCTTGCTCAAGTCGCCGATTGACAGAAAGCAGATTAGGCACATAATAAAGTCACCACGTTAACAAAGAGAGCAACTAACGAAGCCATAGTCTTGCTAAATCAGGACGTGACATGATACGttcacaaaaattaaaaactaacgAAGGGTCAAATAAGTTACGTGAAATTAAAATAAGTTAagtgaaaatttaaagaaaatagtCTATAAATTACACtgtcaataatttaatttatttgattagtattTGAATTTTAACATTTTAATAGAAGAATTTCAAAATTGAACTGAGGAGTATAtataattatgaatttttagtgaaatcattcgtaatttattatggtaagattaataatattttaaattaatttcataataaAAAGCCTCGTTTATTAAAATTTTTGGTCCTAGCTGTGCctgaaaaattagaaattaaatagAATTTAGTGGAAAAGAAAAACCTGACGTGCTGATAGTGCACATAACAGGTAGACACGATCATATGTATTGGGATAATACTATTAACTACGTGTTTTAGGCATAATATTTATTAcagaacaattatttatttaattttttgataaaaatttaaataaataatatatttgtataTGTCATTTACTTGTATAATAAATGCTTTAATGTATAGAATTTAACTTATACACAAAAAaattaaatcatcaattcttATAAGTGATTTATCTGAAATTTCCACAAGGATCATTGTAACAGATTATTGCTCATATTGCTCTTGAAATTGGATCTGTTCACTTTGTTCATCTTCATACGATGAataacaattctttttttttttttccgtgtaaaattacttattattttatttacctTATTTCGTTCTTATTCTAatcattcttgaaagaaaaaacaTATAGGTTTATTTCGAATGCGTAGGCCTTCTAttacaaatttaattaatttGATATCAAACCGTATTTTAGGTTAAACACTCATGACATCAATCTTCAACTCGTAATATAAATGAAATATTGACACTTGATGGTTGACATGGGTCAAAacatattacttgtttaattattgtaatgacctggccggtcgttttattTTATAGATCCCTGtttccctaattaagactccccgtatgtactTTTACTGCTTTATGACCTGCGAGGATGGTTGATTTAGGTTTGatagggttcgggttgaaatcggaacacttagtcccttaataGTAGCCtataatggttaagtttgacttgagtcaatgttttgagtaaacgacctcggaaccgggattcaacggtcccaataggttcgtatgataaatGTGGACTTGGAcgtgtgttcggatcgggttttagatgacccaggagcgttttcGCGCTTAATATTGAAAGCTGGCGCATTTAAGATtttcttcaagttctttaagtttggtttgaagtagactttgatgttatcaaggtccgtttgggattctgagcttgagaatagtttcatatggtgatttatgacttgcacgcaaaactaggcatcattccgagttgatttgaaaGAAATCGGACGCGCGGAAGTgtttctagaagttcttgagtttcaagATTTAATTCATGTGTTTTGGCGTCCGATTCATGATTGTAGATATTATTTCTATGTTTcaatcgcgcgagcgagttcgtatggtatttttagatttgtgtgtatgtttggtatggagccccgagggctcaagtgagtttcggaCGCGTTCGGAGGGGTAGAGGAACTTAAGTTTTCTCTAGGGTTTTTTCCTGGTGCCTTAGGCGAGCAAATGCGAGGttttgttcgcatttgtgaggtgggcttcacatttgcgatgagcATGGGCGAGGAAGGATTGCATTTGCGAGCCCAACTTCGCATTTACGAAGttttttgtcgcaattgcgaccttggCAGAAAtgatcaggcttcgcaattgcgatgcttttgtcgcatttgcgaatcagatgtcgcaaatgcgactagtGCAATGGCTTTTATTATGGGACTTAGGCCTTTTTCCTCACATTGTCAtttggtcttgggagattttGAAAGCACTTTAGAGGGGGATTCTCATCTACAATACAAGGTAAGTAAACTCCACCTACTTTcaagttaaatacccggattacGAGTAGATTGAACAtggaaaatttgtgaaaacttGTGGAATTTGTGAAGAACCtatgattttgataaatttgggatttgatcacgaatttggtggtggaaatgggagcaagttgtatatttgagttctggagttcatgggtaacatttatcttcaaaaaatttcgaaatccgggcacgtgggcccggggggtgtATTTTATTAACCTTCCAAATTGAGTTGGGTAACTACTACAAAAGCtaaaatatgaacttttgagcatatatttacTAGTTTATATGACTTTTGATTAGTTCCGGAGTCTTCGGTGTCATTTAAGGATTCTAGTGAGGTTGGAGAGCCGGATTGAGGACTTAGgatcgaggtaagtctcttgtctaaccttgtaagagggaacttatcCCTTTAGGCGtattatttttgtgtgctacttgtgtggggagctacgtacgcacgaggtgacgagagtttcgtacgtagctatatttcatgatatgtccgggtagacttagattcacatcatgctTTTAATTGTACTGTTTATGCATATCATATGTATTAATTGGCTTGATTAGAGTAGAGACTGGTGATTTAAATTGGAATCATCGACTTAACTTTTTATTTCAGAACACTGGGGAATACTCAATAAACTATGAAAATCCATGTCTTCTCGTCTCGCAAGTACTTGCGCAAGTGAGGTAAATTTCTctactctaatgggatcgggtcgttcgcgtCGGCAGTATGAtaacactactcttatgggatcggacaA
Above is a window of Nicotiana tabacum cultivar K326 chromosome 8, ASM71507v2, whole genome shotgun sequence DNA encoding:
- the LOC107802524 gene encoding putative boron transporter 2 is translated as MEETFVPLRGIKNDLKGRLLCYKQDWTGGLRAGIRILAPTTYIFFASAIPVISFGEQLERSTDGSITAVQTLASTALCGVIHSIFGGQPLLILGVAEPTVLMYTFMFKFAKDRKDLGPNLFLAWTGWVCVWTAFLLFLLAVLGACSIINRFTRLAGELFGMLIAMLFMQEAIKGLVEEFGIPERENPRQAAFSPSWRFGNGMFALVLSFGLLLSALKSRKARSWRYGTGWFRGFIADYGVPLMVLVWTAVSYIPSHDVPRGIPRRLFSPNPWSPGAYSNWTVVKEMMHVPPLYIVGAFIPATMIAVLYYFDHSVASQLSQQKEFNLKKPSSYHYDLLLLGFLVIICGLLGIPPSNGVIPQSPMHTKSLATLKHQLLRNKLVSTARNSIGKNENLGQLYRSMQEAYNEMQTPLVYQTPSGLGLKELKETTIQQASSTGYIDAPVDETVFDVDKDIDELLPVEVKEQRLSNLLQALMVGACVAAMPILKKIPSSVLWGYFAFMAIESLPGNQFWERILLLFTAPSRRYKVLEENHATFVETVPFKTIAWFTLFQTVYLLLCFGITWIPIAGVLFPMLIMLLVPVRQYLLPKFFKGAHLQDLDAAEYEEAPAIAYNMSFGDQDPQARPACIDSSEILDEIITRSRGEIRNPCSPRVTSSTPTKLEEIKSMNSPQLAQRAYSPRVNVLRGERSPRLTGKGLEIKQTPSPQPSNLGQNGRGPSST